Genomic segment of Mercurialis annua linkage group LG6, ddMerAnnu1.2, whole genome shotgun sequence:
AACAGACAAAATGTAATCTACAGTCACTAATTTGAATTATTTGGGTACAATTTGAGCCAATTTCCCTAAGATAATGATGTGCTGCAGAAATATTGACATGTTTTATTAAGATCAACCTGCATTCAAtcatatattttatcaaatcaaatcaattagaTAAGGGAAGAATATTACTGATAAAAAGAATTTTACATTTGTTTGTAGTGGATGACTTGAATTGAGGCTTTcaaaagtattttttaaaagaaaaatgttatatCCTTGGTcctgttttaaaaaaaacactctTTATACATAGATTAGAATAATAACAAttactattgttttttttttctcatttactCCTATTATGGTGGTCTTACAATTTATAGATAGATAATAgcgattaattttaaaagaaaaaaggatAAACAAGGAAATTTTGTATAGGATGACACAAAAATTAAGAtatagatttttttaagaagacataaaaaaatgagatatgtcCGTTTTTAGACAAAACACATATAACATTctttagttttaaatattactGTTTGAAAAAGTgggtaaaatataaaaatttaattcaattacatTTTTTAATGCAAAACTCCAATTTCAAATAGATaatgtaatatatttttaatgccATTCCTCCATTTTCTTTGGATTATCACAGTTTACATATCCTACTTCTACTTACAGCAGATTATTGCTGCTATGGTTCCATGCTTGGTGTATGCAGGATTACTTCAGCAACAAGTTATCTGTTTCTTTGTAACTGTTTTTAGAAATCAAAGTCATGCGTATTGATTTACAACAGGAATGATAGTTACTACCATTCAAAAGAGTAGAAACTAAGATCAAAGATGGATTTTCATTAGGATGTAAGAAATGaggactattttttttttgagaataaggACTTGACATTGCTTCTGTGTTCACCATTTTGAAAGAAACTGAAGGTTTTTGGATGAAAAGAAATGGAAGAAAAGAAAGATCAGATGATGAAGAGaactcagaagaagaagaagatagattgaagaagaaaaaagaatcaAGAGCTATGTAACTTTGTTACCATAACACAAAACCAGAGAATCTGAttttagaagaagaagaagaagagaatctATTAGATTAGAATCTGAGaagaaaaatgaattaattacaCAACAAGCTCAACTCATCGAGCttatatactaatctagtaacTGCTCCTATAACTAACTTGTTGACTCGGCAAAAAGCACAAAACGCATGTCACACACTCTATCTGTCGAGTATCACACAAATTGCTGACATGACTAAAAACAGTTACAAAAAGGCAGATAACTAGTTGCTGAAGTAATACTGCACACACCAAGCATGGAAACCATAGCAGCAATAATTTGCTATAAGTAGAAGTAGGATATGTAAAGCAGCGATACCCCCCTCAAGCTGGACAATACACATTTGTGAGGACATAGCTTGAAGATAGCTGTTTCAAAAATGTTTGGAGGTAAGAGCTTGGTAAAACAATCTGCTAATTGTAAGGCAGACTTGATGGGAAGAAAATGCAGCAAGTCTGTGTCAATTTTTTCTCTAATAATGTGACAGTCTATCTCCATAAATTTGCTTCTCTCATAATATACTATATTATAAGCCAGTTGTATTGCAGAATTGTTGTCATAATAAACTTCTACTGGAAGTGGAATATCCTGCTTTAGATCATGAAACAAGTAAATCAACCACTGCAATTCACAAGTGAGACTGGCAAGGGATCTATACTCAACTTCTGTGCTAGATCTTGGTACAGTTGTCTGTTTCTTAGAACGCGAAAAAATCAAGGAATCACCAAGGAAGATGCAATTGCCTGAAATGGACTTCCTTGTGTCAGGGCAAGAGGCCAAGTCCCAGTCACAAAAAGCtttcaatattttaataataaataaataaatcattttcatttccatttccattctttttttttatagaactGAACGGCCTCTTAAAGTTCAAAACTTATGAGGAAATTACATGGTGTACGccattttctaaaatattttcACAATTGGCCTCTCAAATTTTAAGTTATCAAGCGTACTCTTTTTTtaagtttcacttttcactttTACTCTTTTTTGCCCTCGCCGTCACTGTGCTCATTTCTGTAAACCATTTTCTTCGCCTGACTATTCTTCCGCTCGTCGTCTTCGTGTTTTTCCTGTAAATCGTTTCCTTCGCCTTCTTTGTTCATTCAAATTTTCGCGGTAACCTTCTCTTATTTACTATTCTATCTCTCTTATCTTATTCCTTCTACTTAACCCCAATAGTtgctttatttattaatttgtgttaaattaattaatcaataatcaGTTTATGTGAATAATGATTCTCTGTTCATTTGTTTAATTTGTAGATTTAGAGACAAGAAAAGGTAACGAGGATCATGAAATGGtatagtaattttatatatgtatttttattgtaGTAATTGGTTTTGTGTAACATGTATGATTCCTGCTCCATAAGACTTTCTATGACTGGATATCAAAGTTCTAGTATTTGGCCCTAATTCTAATGAGGTTATTAAATTGCTCTCTttgttctttcttttatttttctattgtaAAAGGATGTGTTTTGGATATCTTTGATTGATCTAGTTTTCCTTTTGTAGTCTTTACTCAACTTTGTTTGAATTCTTTGATCAGTGTAGACAAATTGAAACTGATAGAGAGTTAAACTATTATTTGTAATTTGTAGGCACTTTGGCGTAAGACCATTAGAATCTGGAAAGAACTTCTTTTTATGGTTGAATaagcaaatttttatttaatttgcagGCTACAGCAAAATTGTAAGGCATGatatattttaagtatattttttatgtattgtattttttgtgtatCAATTGGCACATTCTTCTCGTTGAATATGAATGTAGTTAAATCATTTATGTCCTTCTTCTTATTAAGTGGTATTGGACTGAGTTTTCTTTCTCTTAGATGTGGGTATATGAgaaaattagtttgatttttatgtgATAGTTTGACAGTagcttttaaaatataagttttcTAGATGACCTTTTAGCTACTCATGAACTACTAAAAAACTACTTGGAATCGTAAGTGTCTCTTTTAAGGTTTTGTCCACCTGAATCTCTGCTAGTGGCTCAATTCATTCTGTGTCATTTGCTGGATCAGATGCAATAAATGGGTGTTTAAAAGGTATGGGTGTGGATGTTTTTAGAGTTAGTTTATCAAGAGCTATTAGCACATCAAGTCAAGATTGGAAGAAGAAGCAAAATAGTTACACTGTTGTTTTTTCTAGTGTCaatgtcttttatttttaaatgtgaatcctgattctatttttttaattcataataaattattagtcGGAATCAATTGGATTATGGTTTGTAACGTTAACCGTGAACTTTGTCGCGAAATGATTAATTAGCAACAAAAGTTTTATATGTCGGGAAATGTTTTTAGTAACGGACATTTTTATTTGCTTGCTTAATATTATGTTTGACTTTTCAGGTGCTACAAGTGCAACATTTACACTAGTCAACAAATGTGAGTACACCATAAATCATGGAACCTTAGGCACTCCAAAACTAGACTCGACAGGCTTTGAGCTACCGGAAAGAACTTTCCGCTCCTTTCAAGCTCTGACAGGATGGTCCGATCGCTTATGGGGAAGAACAAGGTGCAACTTCGACAGCTTTGGCCAAAGTTCCTGCTCTACCGTAGACTATGGCTCGAGCCAACTTGATTGCAACGGAAACAACGGTACCCCAATAGCAACTTTAGTAGATTCTACACCAACTACACTAACAAGAAAGCTATTTTTCACCTGCTCCGGATATAGCTCAAGGAGAAGCCCAAGCCATTTTATTCAGACTCCAACTTGCAAAGCATTGTTGTTTCAACAATCTAATTGTAGAGTGCAATGCTTTAAATGTAATTGAGCATCTTCAAGGTGTAATAGTCGACCTCTCTAACCGGGGCCtgattttttatgatattttgtaGCTAGCTTGTAGTTTTACTAATATTAACTTTGTCTATACTCGTAGAAACAACAATATCAACTTTGTATATTCAGCTTCGATTGCTCGTTGATTTCATTTTGATTGCTTGTTGGTTGTCGTTTGTTGGTCTTTTGAAAGGTTATTTGTCAGTTGCTCTTCCGTTAATTGTAGGTTGCTTTTTGGTTGCTTGGTAAAATATTGTTTGTCGGTTGCTTTTTCGTTGCTAGTTGGTTGCtttttgatgatttatttgtatCTACCAAAGTAGAATAcatagaaagaaaagaaaattaatgCCTCTGAATCATAAGTAAAAAAGTGGTTAAGAAGGAATATATTTCTTAGTTAATTGCTTTTAATACAAGAGAATCttttgatttcatttcaatataaaagaaaacagaGCATTGGAATTAGAATTATGAATAGAAATAAACTAGAATCAATATTTTATTACTTTGCTACAAATTCCAAAATCACAACTAAAAGCCAAATATGTGAGCTGATATATGAGTATCAGTCACAGACATAATCACCAACTAGTCAATACCTAAGCAATTGCTACTACTCTACTATTATCACTAAACCTTAAAGAATtgaaaaattacaaatcaaaagcTTGGGTAATGTCAAACTATTAGTaccaatcaaaataatataagaaTTACATCTGAGCTTATTCACTTTTTGTTCTCTTAATCCACCTCTTGCTTTTGATACCTCAATCGCATCCCACGACTCATTTATCTTCACTTCCATTGCTTTATAATCGCCACTTTTGTTGAGAATCGGATGATGGTCTTCTCCGAAAGTGAGTGCAGATGCATCCAACAGTTCATTCATCTCaatttctaatttcttcaattctttttcacatttttttaactCGGCTACCAGCAATTCTTCAAACATAATCTTTGAACTCGGCATTAGGGGTGCTTGCAACAaacattatattttttcatttttatagcaAAGCATCAAGATGCTTTCAGCTAGAATACGCCTATCTGCTGCTCGTAAAGATGATAATAACATTAGAAGTTGCAAGAATTACATCTCTAGAAATTTCAATTATTGAACAATCTgatcaattatttaattaacataGCTGTTGGAGAAATTTCAGcaaaaaattcaataatcaaacacaaaattaaagagctaaatctaaaataataaaagataataCAACTTACCCAGATTGTTGTACATCAAATTCTTCATAATCAATGGAAGATTTAATTCGTTTTTCTCTTCCTCTAATTCAGCCTTTTATTaccaaatttataataaaattcgcAGTATCAATTTTGTCCAACAAATTTGCTATTTGATTCTATAAATTTGTTTAAGCTCTATATtgaatttgtcaaaaaaaattgaggttGTTCATCGAAAAAGAAGAAGGAGTTAACTGTAATGACTCTATTAATAGAAAgaggcttaaggtctgaaaaactaccgacctttcaaatttttttcaatagcaccctcaccttgtaattttttcaatagcaccctattttgtattttttgctttcaatagcactctaaattaaaaaaaatagatgatttgattattataaggatgaaaattttcaaaaaaactaaatttaaaggtgaaatcgtacttttttctacttgaacacttttaaacaagtcttttaacttaaaaaaaattcaaataagtcctcaaaaaatgagtttaatttgatgatttatggtgctattgaaagtcaaaaatacaaaatagggtaaaattgactgttttacaaggtcggggtgctattgaaagccaaaaatacgaaatagggtgttattgaaaaaattacaaagtgaaggtgcaattgaaaaaaaattaaaaggtcggtagtttttcagaccttaagccatAGAAAGAAAGCAAATATGcaaacacaaaattaaaaaaggcGTACTTTTGCTATCTTTTTAGTGgtagagtatttttaaaaagaccTAGCCCAAATCAAGCATTTATACACTTAGCCCAAAACTTATTATACCAAAAGCCCAATTAGTTGGTTAGGCCTGGCTTTCTGTTCAATAATCAACCATGTCCAGTTAAGCTTCACTCTTGtaataaaaccctaaaaccctGAAGAAAAAATACCAAAATTCAACCACCATGAAAAGATTTCTTCTCACAAATCTGCTTAACTCTTCAAAATCCGAAATTGTTTCTAACCCATCTTCTACTCTACTTGTAGTCGCCTCTTCAACTCGCTACAGACTCAGATTCTACTCGTCCGAGTCCGATTCCGATTCCGCAAGCAAACCAGACTTTAACCAGTTCAAAAACATGCCGAATGTTCCTGTGGAAGATGTTGTCAGCGAGCAAGGTAAAAGAAAATGATTGAATTTGTCTGGGTTTTGTTTATTAAagattttgaataattttttgaaatatatgttATGGGATTTGCAGAGCTGAAGAAGAGGATTGATAAGCTGTATGAAGGCGATGAAAATGAGATTCCTGGAATTTTTGAAGCGATTTTGAAGAGGAAATTAGCCGGGGTTTCTGATGATGATCGTTTAATTGAATCGCTTGGACCGAGAGTTCAGGATGATGATTATGATGATGTTTTGCATACTGGTTCTGATTCTGATGGGGGACTGCATACTGGTTCCGATTCTGATTGTGAGCTGTATACCGGTTCTGAATCTGATGACAAACTGCGTACTGGTTCTGGTTCTGAATTTCCTTCGGATTTTGATGAAGAACTGCATACCAATTCTAATTCGGATCATggaaaaagaaaataggttTATGAGAAATGCAGAGTGTTTTTTTTTAGTCTTGTTAAATTTAGCAGTTGTTAAAATTTTTGTAGTTAGAAAATGATGTGTTTTTAGAAAATTTGTTGTATACTTACTAACATATAATGTCATAttgcaaaaaaattgattaatttttaagttttgtTGAGGGCTTTCTTTTTCCTTAAACCTTGCTATTGCAGGTTTCTCTGCGTTTCCAATGAATGTGAATACTTTTCTAATATggaaatatatatgtaaatgtTATATAGAGCTAAGAATTATATGGATTCGGAATCTCTGATGAATTTTGAGAAGGATATGAatgatatccaaattttatgttttaaaccTTTTCTAGGTCACGGTAATTTCCCATCATCACAAAGCTCTCAAATCTGGAAATATTGGGCAATAAGATATGACAATCTCTCTGCCAGAGGTTACTACAGGAGCTCTTTTGCATaacaaaatattgaaaatagCCATGCTTTAATCTAGTATAGATCTTCCGTGTTCAAGTATGATTATGGTTGCAAAATAAAAATCCAATTACACATGATTTGCGAATTTGAGACCAACAAAGGATTATTTTCGTAGGTTTGGACAGAAGTACgggtttttgacaaaaaagtgCCCTCTAACATTTAAATTTCCGGATTTGTGTcccaaaatacaaaaattatatttttgtgctTTGGATCCACCCAGCCCGCAATGAGCCATTGCGGGCTGGTTAATCACCCTTTAATCAGGGTGATTAATCAGCCCGCAATGGCTCTTTGCGGGCTGATCAAAATTATGTGGCTGATAGTTAGTACTTTTTATTCTAATGGTTTTCTTGGGTCTTTTGGGAGTGGGTAATGTGatatt
This window contains:
- the LOC126688058 gene encoding uncharacterized protein LOC126688058, coding for MKRFLLTNLLNSSKSEIVSNPSSTLLVVASSTRYRLRFYSSESDSDSASKPDFNQFKNMPNVPVEDVVSEQELKKRIDKLYEGDENEIPGIFEAILKRKLAGVSDDDRLIESLGPRVQDDDYDDVLHTGSDSDGGLHTGSDSDCELYTGSESDDKLRTGSGSEFPSDFDEELHTNSNSDHGKRK